One genomic window of bacterium includes the following:
- the metA gene encoding homoserine O-succinyltransferase encodes MPVRISDDLPAKDVLMSENIFVMEERRALHQDIRPLEIAVLNLMPTKIATETQLLRLLGNTPLQINITLFYPDSYQPKNTPAEHLLAFYQPFAQIRERKFDGLVITGAPVEHLPFEEVDYWQELQEIMDWSLSHVFAALHICWGAQAALYYHYGIPKHPLPVKQFGVFEHYVTRQNIKLLRGFDDTFYAPHSRHTEVESEAIARVSDLEILSQSRGSGVYLIISRDGHQVFVLGHPEYDSLTLHGEYQRDLRRGLPITIPRNYYQDDAPDRPPVVRWRGHANLLYSNWLNYYVYQETPYDLRRIPHGS; translated from the coding sequence ATGCCAGTACGAATCTCTGACGACCTGCCGGCCAAGGACGTGCTGATGAGCGAGAACATCTTCGTGATGGAAGAGCGACGGGCCCTGCACCAAGATATCCGACCCCTCGAGATCGCCGTGCTCAACCTGATGCCGACAAAGATCGCCACCGAAACCCAGCTTCTCCGCCTGCTGGGAAACACGCCGCTGCAGATCAACATCACGCTCTTCTATCCCGACTCTTACCAGCCCAAGAACACTCCTGCAGAGCACCTGCTGGCCTTCTATCAGCCTTTCGCCCAGATACGTGAGCGCAAGTTTGACGGGTTGGTGATCACCGGTGCGCCCGTCGAGCATCTGCCGTTCGAGGAGGTTGACTACTGGCAGGAGTTGCAGGAGATCATGGACTGGTCACTCAGCCATGTATTTGCCGCGCTGCACATCTGCTGGGGAGCGCAGGCGGCACTGTACTATCACTACGGGATTCCCAAGCATCCCCTTCCCGTGAAGCAGTTTGGGGTCTTCGAACACTATGTGACCCGCCAGAACATCAAGCTGCTGCGTGGCTTTGACGACACATTCTACGCGCCGCATTCTCGCCATACCGAGGTGGAGAGCGAGGCCATTGCGCGGGTGTCAGATCTGGAGATCCTGTCTCAGTCGAGGGGCTCCGGGGTCTATCTAATCATCTCACGCGACGGCCATCAGGTATTCGTTCTAGGCCATCCGGAGTACGACTCGCTAACCCTACACGGGGAATACCAGCGCGATCTTCGGCGAGGGCTGCCGATTACAATCCCCAGGAACTACTACCAGGATGACGCCCCCGACCGGCCGCCGGTTGTTCGCTGGCGGGGGCACGCCAATCTGTTGTATTCGAATTGGTTGAACTACTACGTGTACCAGGAAACCCCATACGACCTACGCCGTATTCCGCACGGTTCGTAG
- a CDS encoding 3'-5' exonuclease: MKHLALRRPLVFLDLETTGVNPASDRIVEIGLTKVHPDGRRETLTRRVNPGMPIPPASTRIHGITDTDVAGVPRFAQIAAEVVGFIGDADLAGFNVQRFDIPVLHRELAMAGARLDMEGRAVVDAQVIFHRKEPRDLTAAFRYYCGRELEGAHGAQVDVEACVEILDAQLAAYPDLPRAPQELADLFNPRDPNAIDPDGKFVWERGEAVLMFGPDGVRGRSLRDLAEKDRGFLEWILRKEFGPEVKAIVQEALLGRFPTRQ; this comes from the coding sequence ATGAAGCACCTGGCCTTGCGCCGCCCGCTCGTCTTTCTCGACCTGGAGACCACGGGCGTCAACCCCGCTTCCGACCGCATCGTAGAGATTGGCCTGACAAAGGTCCATCCCGATGGCCGGCGTGAAACGCTGACCCGCCGAGTGAATCCAGGGATGCCGATTCCTCCCGCTTCCACCCGCATACACGGGATCACCGACACCGATGTGGCCGGAGTGCCGCGGTTTGCGCAGATCGCCGCCGAGGTGGTGGGTTTCATCGGAGACGCCGATCTGGCCGGTTTCAACGTCCAACGGTTCGACATTCCGGTGCTCCACCGCGAACTGGCGATGGCCGGCGCGCGCCTGGATATGGAGGGCCGCGCGGTCGTGGACGCGCAGGTGATCTTCCACCGAAAGGAACCGCGCGACCTGACCGCCGCCTTCAGGTACTACTGCGGCAGGGAGCTGGAGGGAGCCCACGGCGCCCAGGTGGACGTTGAGGCGTGCGTGGAGATCCTAGACGCCCAACTCGCGGCTTATCCCGACCTGCCGAGAGCCCCGCAGGAACTCGCAGACCTGTTCAACCCGCGCGATCCCAACGCGATAGATCCCGATGGAAAGTTCGTGTGGGAGCGCGGGGAAGCAGTCTTGATGTTCGGGCCGGACGGTGTGCGCGGCCGGTCCCTGCGCGATCTGGCGGAGAAGGATCGGGGGTTCCTGGAATGGATCCTGCGCAAGGAGTTCGGCCCGGAGGTCAAGGCGATCGTGCAGGAGGCGCTCCTGGGCCGGTTCCCGACCCGGCAGTAG
- a CDS encoding YbaK/EbsC family protein: MSSATDRVHQALSALGLSVQIQEFPQGTRTAQDAAGAIGTTLGQIVKSLVFLADGLPVLVLASGKNRVDAGKLARAAGAARIERADAERVRAATGFAIGGVPPVGHATPLETYIDEDLLAYEIVYAAAGTPNAIFPITPPDLVRVTGGRIAELAPPQ, from the coding sequence ATGTCTTCCGCCACCGATCGCGTGCACCAGGCGCTATCTGCACTGGGCCTCTCCGTGCAGATACAGGAGTTCCCGCAGGGAACGCGCACGGCGCAGGATGCGGCCGGCGCGATCGGCACCACGCTCGGCCAGATCGTGAAGTCCCTGGTGTTCCTGGCGGACGGGCTGCCGGTGCTGGTCCTGGCCTCGGGCAAGAACAGGGTAGATGCGGGGAAGCTCGCCCGCGCCGCCGGTGCTGCGCGGATCGAACGCGCCGACGCCGAGCGGGTCCGCGCGGCCACCGGGTTTGCGATCGGCGGCGTCCCACCCGTGGGGCACGCCACGCCGCTGGAAACGTACATAGACGAAGACCTGCTCGCGTACGAGATCGTCTACGCGGCGGCCGGCACGCCGAATGCGATCTTCCCCATCACCCCGCCCGATTTGGTGAGGGTGACCGGCGGCCGGATCGCGGAGCTTGCCCCGCCGCAGTAG
- a CDS encoding O-acetylhomoserine aminocarboxypropyltransferase/cysteine synthase: MTLGEKGRQFGFNTRQLHAGQEPDPTTGSRAVPIYQTTSYVFKDTDHAARLFALEEFGNIYTRIMNPTSDVFERRVADLEGGVGALAASSGHAAQTLAILTLCGAGDHIVSSSTLYGGTYNQFAYTFPRLGIDATFVDPKDPENFQRAIRPNTKILYGETLGNPGIDVFPFDEVATIARTHRIPLVIDSTFATPYLCRPFEWGANIVTHSTTKFIGGHGTSIGGIVVDGGNFDWEASGRFPGFTTPDPSYHGLKYADLGAPAFILKARVQILRDIGACQAPINSWLFLQGLETLSLRMERHVRNAERVAKYLTQHPRVSWVSYPSLPDSPYYSAAQKYLPKGAGAILGFGIKGGIESGRKFINSLKLFSHLANVGDAKSLAIHPASTTHSQLTPEQQASAGVTPDFVRLSVGLEDIEDILWDLDQALNA, encoded by the coding sequence ATGACACTTGGCGAGAAAGGACGGCAGTTCGGCTTCAATACTCGCCAGCTTCATGCTGGGCAGGAGCCCGACCCAACGACGGGCTCACGCGCAGTGCCGATCTATCAGACCACCTCGTATGTCTTCAAGGACACGGACCATGCGGCCCGTCTCTTCGCCTTGGAGGAGTTCGGCAACATCTACACCCGCATCATGAACCCCACGAGCGATGTCTTTGAACGACGCGTCGCCGACCTGGAAGGCGGTGTTGGCGCGCTGGCGGCCAGTTCCGGTCACGCCGCCCAGACGCTTGCCATCCTGACGTTATGCGGCGCCGGAGACCACATTGTTTCCTCTTCGACGTTGTATGGCGGCACCTACAATCAGTTCGCCTACACGTTCCCACGGCTGGGAATCGATGCGACCTTTGTTGACCCCAAGGACCCCGAGAACTTCCAGCGCGCTATCCGTCCCAATACCAAGATTCTTTACGGTGAGACCCTGGGGAATCCGGGCATTGATGTCTTTCCGTTTGACGAAGTTGCAACAATCGCCCGTACACACCGCATCCCGCTGGTGATCGACAGCACCTTCGCGACCCCTTACCTGTGCCGCCCATTTGAGTGGGGAGCGAACATCGTGACGCACTCTACCACCAAGTTCATCGGCGGTCACGGGACGTCCATCGGCGGAATTGTTGTGGATGGGGGCAACTTCGACTGGGAGGCCAGCGGGCGCTTCCCGGGCTTCACGACGCCCGACCCCAGCTACCACGGCCTGAAGTACGCGGATTTGGGTGCGCCGGCGTTCATCTTGAAGGCGCGCGTGCAGATTCTGCGTGATATCGGGGCCTGCCAGGCTCCGATCAATTCGTGGCTGTTCCTGCAAGGGCTGGAGACGCTCAGTCTGCGCATGGAGCGGCACGTCAGGAACGCGGAACGGGTTGCCAAGTATCTGACACAGCACCCGAGGGTCAGTTGGGTCTCCTATCCCTCTCTGCCTGACAGCCCATACTATTCTGCTGCCCAGAAGTACCTGCCGAAGGGCGCCGGCGCGATCCTGGGTTTCGGCATCAAAGGCGGGATCGAGTCTGGCCGCAAGTTTATCAACAGTCTCAAACTGTTCAGCCACCTGGCCAATGTTGGCGACGCCAAGAGCCTTGCCATCCACCCCGCCAGCACGACCCACAGCCAGCTCACGCCTGAGCAGCAGGCATCGGCGGGAGTCACACCTGACTTCGTCCGGCTTAGTGTTGGACTGGAGGACATTGAGGACATTCTTTGGGATCTCGACCAGGCTTTGAATGCCTGA
- the proS gene encoding proline--tRNA ligase, which translates to MSTEGQTFVKEIPSKSEQFSDWYTAVALKAELADYSPVRGCMVIRPYGYALWEGIQRWLDERFKATGHVNAYFPLFVPESFLKKEAEHVEGFAPQVAWVTHGGDEELAERLAVRPTSEAIILPMYAKWIQSYRDLPVLLLQWNSVVRWEKSTRLFLRTSEFLWHEGHTAHATLEEADQECLTILEIYRQLLEDVLAIPVLVGRKSPTEKFAGADWTYTLEALMPDRQALQVGTSHFLGQNFAKAFGVKFLDRDNTEKFVWSTSWAVSTRLIGSLIMAHGDDRGLGLPPRIAPIQVVIVPILGKGNERVLAAARGLADRLGKVARVRLDDRDEYTPGWKFNEWEMRGVPLRLEIGPRDVAAGAAVMVKRTGGGKTTVAQDGIEQVVLAALEDVQKDYFGRAKAFMDEHTVSAETIEQLAEAIRDRRGFVRTGWCQEQACEDAIRERTGASPRVTPLHDAPEGTCPACGKPSTATVYYARAY; encoded by the coding sequence ATGTCAACCGAGGGCCAGACGTTTGTCAAGGAGATTCCCAGCAAGTCCGAGCAGTTCTCGGACTGGTACACCGCCGTCGCCCTCAAGGCCGAGTTGGCCGACTACTCACCGGTGCGCGGGTGCATGGTCATCCGGCCCTACGGCTACGCGCTGTGGGAAGGCATCCAGCGCTGGTTGGACGAGCGGTTCAAGGCGACCGGTCACGTCAACGCCTACTTCCCGCTGTTCGTCCCTGAGTCGTTCCTCAAAAAGGAAGCCGAGCACGTTGAGGGATTCGCTCCCCAGGTCGCCTGGGTAACCCACGGCGGCGATGAGGAACTGGCCGAACGGCTGGCGGTGCGGCCGACCTCCGAGGCGATCATCCTGCCGATGTACGCCAAGTGGATCCAGTCGTACCGCGACCTGCCGGTGCTGCTGCTGCAGTGGAACAGCGTGGTGCGCTGGGAGAAGTCCACACGGCTGTTCCTGCGGACCAGCGAGTTCCTCTGGCACGAAGGGCACACGGCGCACGCCACGCTGGAGGAGGCCGACCAGGAGTGCCTGACAATCCTGGAGATCTACCGGCAGTTGCTCGAGGACGTGCTGGCCATCCCCGTCCTGGTGGGCCGCAAGTCGCCGACCGAGAAGTTCGCCGGTGCCGACTGGACCTACACGCTGGAGGCGTTGATGCCCGACCGCCAGGCCCTGCAGGTCGGAACCAGCCACTTCCTCGGCCAGAACTTCGCCAAGGCCTTCGGCGTGAAGTTCCTCGACCGCGACAACACCGAGAAGTTCGTCTGGTCCACCTCGTGGGCGGTCTCGACGCGCCTGATCGGCTCGCTCATCATGGCGCATGGCGACGACCGTGGGCTGGGCCTGCCGCCTCGCATCGCGCCGATCCAGGTTGTGATCGTTCCGATCCTCGGCAAGGGCAATGAGCGCGTCCTGGCCGCCGCCCGGGGGCTCGCGGATCGCCTGGGGAAGGTGGCGAGAGTGCGGCTGGACGACCGCGATGAGTACACGCCCGGCTGGAAGTTCAACGAATGGGAGATGCGGGGCGTGCCGCTCCGCCTGGAGATCGGGCCGCGGGACGTGGCAGCCGGCGCCGCGGTGATGGTGAAGCGGACCGGCGGCGGCAAGACGACCGTCGCGCAGGACGGCATCGAGCAGGTTGTGCTCGCGGCGCTGGAGGACGTGCAGAAGGACTACTTCGGCAGGGCCAAGGCGTTCATGGATGAGCACACGGTCTCCGCCGAGACGATTGAGCAGCTCGCGGAAGCGATCCGGGACCGGCGTGGGTTCGTGCGCACCGGGTGGTGCCAGGAGCAGGCGTGCGAGGACGCCATCCGCGAGAGGACAGGCGCCTCGCCGCGGGTCACCCCGCTGCACGACGCCCCGGAGGGGACCTGTCCGGCGTGTGGCAAACCCTCGACCGCAACTGTGTACTACGCGCGGGCGTACTGA